The following are encoded in a window of Candidatus Micrarchaeia archaeon genomic DNA:
- the pgk gene encoding phosphoglycerate kinase, with protein sequence MRKYNELPLKGKVVFKRIDINSPVEGGKVQSNPRILAHAKSIAGLRDAGAKVVLLAHQGRAGEDDFIALEQHAKLLEKELGTPVYYVDDVAGEKAQKAIAQLRDGEVLLLNNVRILPDETKSGSEVPEVVRALAPLGHYFILDSLSVAHRSHASVVGFTNCLPSAAGKVLSDELEALKLMDGAENITFFFGGSKVEDSFRVMERWLASGRVNKILLGGALSILFIYAQGHKIGESLDYLVKTDLVKHAEGAKKMLEKHKDKIVVPVDVGLNVLGKRVDCNVNEIDRGMIFDIGENTLLRYKEIILDSDFIFVNGPAGVYEQKEFEFGTRHVLETISRAPGFSLVGGGHTITAIEKFKIPKEKFGYISLSGKALVEYLSGNELPGLKGLRDNAGKFAI encoded by the coding sequence ATGAGAAAATACAACGAGCTCCCGTTGAAAGGGAAAGTGGTGTTCAAGCGCATAGACATCAATTCGCCGGTGGAAGGCGGGAAGGTGCAGTCCAATCCGCGCATACTCGCGCACGCGAAAAGCATAGCAGGCCTGCGCGACGCTGGCGCGAAAGTGGTCCTCCTGGCCCACCAGGGCAGGGCGGGCGAAGACGACTTCATCGCCTTGGAGCAGCACGCGAAGCTTCTTGAAAAGGAGCTCGGGACGCCTGTTTATTACGTGGACGATGTCGCAGGGGAAAAGGCCCAGAAAGCTATAGCCCAGCTGAGGGATGGCGAGGTCCTGCTGCTCAACAACGTGCGCATTCTTCCTGACGAAACCAAATCCGGAAGCGAAGTCCCCGAAGTGGTGCGGGCGCTCGCGCCTCTCGGCCATTACTTCATCCTTGATTCGCTCTCAGTCGCGCACCGCTCCCACGCGAGCGTAGTGGGCTTCACGAACTGCCTTCCGAGCGCGGCAGGAAAAGTCCTGAGCGACGAGCTCGAAGCCCTCAAGCTGATGGACGGCGCGGAAAACATCACGTTCTTCTTCGGAGGCTCGAAAGTGGAGGATTCGTTCAGGGTCATGGAGCGCTGGCTCGCGAGCGGAAGGGTGAACAAAATACTCCTGGGCGGGGCCCTCTCAATCCTTTTCATCTACGCGCAGGGCCACAAGATAGGCGAATCCCTGGATTACCTGGTGAAGACGGATCTGGTAAAGCACGCTGAAGGAGCGAAGAAAATGCTCGAAAAGCACAAGGACAAAATAGTGGTCCCTGTTGACGTGGGGCTTAACGTGCTGGGCAAGCGCGTGGACTGCAATGTGAATGAAATAGACCGCGGCATGATATTCGACATAGGCGAAAATACCCTGCTCAGGTACAAGGAGATAATCCTCGACTCGGATTTCATATTCGTGAACGGCCCAGCTGGAGTTTACGAACAGAAGGAATTCGAGTTCGGCACAAGGCACGTCCTGGAAACTATTTCCCGGGCCCCGGGCTTCTCCCTGGTGGGCGGAGGGCACACGATAACCGCGATTGAAAAATTCAAAATCCCGAAGGAGAAGTTCGGATACATCTCGCTTTCGGGCAAAGCTCTGGTGGAATACCTGAGCGGGAACGAGCTGCCAGGGCTGAAGGGGCTGAGGGACAACGCAGGCAAATTCGCAATCTGA